In Quercus lobata isolate SW786 chromosome 12, ValleyOak3.0 Primary Assembly, whole genome shotgun sequence, a genomic segment contains:
- the LOC115970698 gene encoding probable pectate lyase 9 codes for MLSISNVSLAKKTKITGLKMNVIDHCWRWNPNWRRNRQQLATCSVGYAGKMTNNIGRGLTQYVVTEPSDNPINPKPGTLRYGTTMIKGKKWITFQRSMRIRLEKPLLISSFTTIDGRGVNIHIAGNACLMIYKQSNIIIHGLRIHHCRSQPPSTVMGPDSKIISLGQVDGDAIRLVTASKVWLDHNTLYESEDGLLDVTRGSTDITISNNWFKNQDKVILLGHDDGFLRDKNMKVTVMYNHFGPNCNQRMPRIRFGYAHVVNNLYQGWMQYAIGGSMNPSVKSQANLFIAPKSRNKEVTWRNGERGSWKFYSVNDVFENGARFIETGAGGVKPNYSHEQVFPAADARTVRSLTKSAGALRCIPRSRC; via the exons ATGCTCTCCATTTCTAATGTTAGTCTTGCTAAGAAAACAAAGATCACTGGCTTGAAAATGAATGTGATTGATCATTGCTGGAGATGGAACCCTAATTGGCGAAGGAATAGACAACAACTTGCCACATGCTCAGTAGGTTATGCTGGGAAGATGACCAACAACATTGGAAGAGGCCTCACACAATATGTAGTCACTGAACCTAGTGACAACCCAATTAACCCAAAACCAGGGACCTTAAGATATGGAACAACCATGatcaaagggaaaaaatggATCACATTCCAAAGAAGCATGCGCATTAGACTTGAGAAACCACTTCTCATTAGTAGTTTCACAACCATTGATGGTCGGGGTGTTAATATTCACATTGCCGGTAATGCATGCTTGATGATCTATAAG CAAAGCAACATAATCATTCATGGTCTTCGCATCCACCATTGTCGATCCCAACCACCTAGCACAGTAATGGGTCCAGACTCAAAGATAATTTCACTAGGTCAAGTTGATGGAGATGCAATTAGATTGGTTACTGCATCAAAGGTTTGGCTAGACCACAATACACTTTATGAGAGTGAGGATGGTCTTCTTGATGTAACTCGAGGTTCTACAGATATCACCATCTCCAATAACTGGTTCAAAAACCAGGATAAGGTCATCCTTCTTGGACACGATGATGGGTTCTTGCGTGACAAGAACATGAAGGTCACAGTCATGTACAATCATTTTGGACCTAATTGCAATCAAAGGATGCCAAG GATTCGATTTGGATATGCACATGTGGTGAACAACCTTTACCAGGGATGGATGCAATATGCTATAGGGGGAAGCATGAATCCTAGTGTCAAGAGTCAAGCCAACCTCTTTATTGCACCAAAATCACGGAACAAGGAG GTGACATGGAGAAATGGTGAAAGAGGGTCATGGAAATTTTACTCGGTAaatgatgtatttgaaaatggaGCTAGATTCATTGAAACAGGTGCTGGTGGGGTAAAACCAAACTATAGCCATGAACAAGTTTTCCCAGCTGCAGATGCAAGAACAGTGAGGTCTTTGACAAAATCAGCTGGTGCTTTACGATGCATACCACGATCTAGATGCTGA